From Haloarcula hispanica ATCC 33960, the proteins below share one genomic window:
- a CDS encoding transcription factor S — protein MEFCDECGSMMKTDDERWVCGSCGYEKARNAETEQEMAVTTQGQEESEVVDTSEVDAEDMGPTTGARCPECGNERAFYEMKQIRAADESETRFFTCTECEHKWREDDH, from the coding sequence ATGGAGTTTTGCGACGAATGCGGTTCGATGATGAAAACGGACGACGAGCGCTGGGTCTGCGGTAGTTGTGGCTACGAAAAGGCTCGAAACGCCGAGACCGAACAGGAGATGGCCGTCACCACGCAGGGCCAGGAGGAGTCGGAAGTCGTCGACACCTCCGAGGTCGACGCCGAAGACATGGGACCGACGACGGGCGCACGCTGTCCCGAGTGTGGCAACGAGCGGGCCTTCTACGAGATGAAACAGATCCGCGCGGCCGACGAGTCCGAGACGCGCTTTTTCACCTGTACCGAGTGCGAACACAAGTGGCGAGAGGACGACCACTGA
- a CDS encoding DUF7139 domain-containing protein codes for MTSLTDVYEGEVGRVASRRQQLVGTALFLVGVAGLVGAIALATTGIGNRYGLDAYAARRIAGVIAGLGLPSVILGVFAVLPASRRIRLTALGGTGVATVGVVLFRSLYPYSWTSSDPLLALLTGVVYFAGIVTTFWCLFASLATFKTRNDPGGTARMEVTEEGTIRLVEEARTLPGLGGIGFFGQDPDGTVETQTNRASATDEGAVSDGGTGQRSGTTRTANGRSRQPTGGTQSDRSTRSKRRSDSGTATEGQSDRQATPRSNIGQRNTTSHGTEQTGPSENALDPRIAEAGPEGSTSTDGGTATAGHDAITETAVHQGEPDTYCGNCRHFEYVMQDGDIEPYCSFHGEVMDDMEPCSAWVRND; via the coding sequence ATGACTAGTCTCACCGACGTGTACGAAGGGGAGGTTGGGCGCGTCGCATCGCGCCGCCAGCAACTCGTCGGGACAGCCCTGTTTCTCGTTGGTGTTGCCGGACTCGTCGGGGCAATCGCGCTCGCAACGACCGGCATCGGAAACAGATACGGGCTGGACGCCTACGCAGCCAGGCGGATCGCCGGCGTCATCGCCGGGCTCGGGCTGCCGTCGGTCATCCTCGGCGTGTTCGCGGTGTTACCGGCCAGTCGTCGAATCCGGCTGACCGCCCTCGGTGGCACGGGCGTCGCAACAGTCGGCGTCGTGCTGTTCCGGTCGCTGTATCCCTACAGCTGGACCAGCAGCGACCCGCTGCTGGCACTGCTCACCGGCGTCGTCTACTTCGCCGGTATCGTGACGACGTTCTGGTGCCTGTTCGCGTCGCTTGCGACGTTCAAGACGCGAAACGACCCCGGCGGGACGGCACGCATGGAAGTGACCGAGGAAGGGACGATCCGTCTCGTCGAGGAAGCCCGGACGCTGCCGGGACTGGGCGGCATCGGGTTTTTCGGACAGGACCCGGACGGCACGGTCGAGACGCAGACGAACCGAGCGAGTGCGACCGACGAGGGCGCTGTCAGCGACGGCGGGACCGGACAGCGCTCGGGCACTACGCGCACGGCCAACGGCCGCAGTCGACAGCCGACGGGCGGCACGCAGTCTGACCGCAGCACGCGGTCCAAGCGACGGTCGGACAGCGGCACAGCGACAGAGGGACAGTCGGACCGTCAGGCGACCCCTCGATCGAACATCGGTCAGCGGAACACCACGTCGCATGGAACGGAGCAAACCGGCCCTTCCGAGAACGCGCTCGACCCGAGAATAGCTGAGGCCGGCCCGGAAGGGTCCACATCGACCGACGGTGGCACGGCGACGGCGGGGCACGACGCGATTACCGAGACGGCGGTCCACCAGGGCGAACCGGACACCTACTGCGGGAACTGCCGGCACTTCGAGTACGTGATGCAGGACGGCGATATCGAGCCGTACTGTTCGTTCCACGGCGAGGTCATGGACGACATGGAACCCTGTTCGGCGTGGGTTCGCAACGACTGA
- a CDS encoding DUF5789 family protein yields the protein MSDDESEDAEEPAVELGDGPDVAGAPLARVSARLTWGIEHSTIVDREGDTTIRTPDGPQELATVLEDVDVPYFADRQEFENAVRDVIGTGPIPTE from the coding sequence ATGAGCGACGACGAAAGCGAGGACGCGGAGGAGCCGGCTGTCGAACTCGGCGACGGACCCGACGTTGCCGGTGCGCCGCTGGCCCGCGTCTCGGCCCGGCTCACCTGGGGCATCGAACACAGCACTATCGTCGACCGCGAGGGGGACACGACGATTCGGACGCCGGACGGCCCGCAGGAACTCGCAACGGTGCTCGAGGACGTCGACGTTCCGTACTTCGCCGACCGCCAGGAGTTCGAGAACGCGGTCCGGGACGTCATCGGGACCGGCCCCATCCCGACCGAGTGA